The Musa acuminata AAA Group cultivar baxijiao chromosome BXJ1-3, Cavendish_Baxijiao_AAA, whole genome shotgun sequence genome window below encodes:
- the LOC103978744 gene encoding oleosin, protein MAERQAGPGVAPSTRPQWATGPPGRTSLVRRLQEQAPNSTQVIGFLTFVVSGAILLLLTGLTLTGAVMALIFFGPIILLSSPIWVPAVFVMFVATVVVLSACGLGVAVLAGTSWLYRYFMGRHPMGSDRVDYARSRIADTATHVKDYAREYSGYLKSRVKDAAPGA, encoded by the coding sequence ATGGCGGAGCGGCAAGCTGGCCCAGGCGTAGCGCCGTCGACACGGCCACAATGGGCGACCGGCCCCCCCGGCAGGACCAGCCTCGTCCGCCGGCTTCAGGAGCAGGCACCCAACTCCACGCAAGTCATCGGCTTCCTCACCTTCGTCGTCTCCGGCGCCATTCTCCTGCTGCTCACCGGCCTCACCCTCACCGGCGCCGTGATGGCCCTCATCTTCTTCGGCCCCATCATCCTCCTGTCGAGCCCGATATGGGTGCCGGCCGTCTTCGTAATGTTCGTGGCCACCGTGGTGGTCCTCTCCGCGTGCGGCTTGGGCGTGGCGGTCCTGGCGGGCACCTCGTGGCTGTACAGGTACTTCATGGGGCGCCACCCGATGGGGTCGGACCGGGTAGACTACGCCCGCAGCAGGATCGCCGACACCGCCACCCACGTCAAGGACTACGCCAGAGAGTACAGCGGGTACCTGAAGAGCCGGGTCAAAGATGCGGCGCCGGGAGCTTAA